From the Zonotrichia leucophrys gambelii isolate GWCS_2022_RI chromosome 10, RI_Zleu_2.0, whole genome shotgun sequence genome, one window contains:
- the ACSBG1 gene encoding long-chain-fatty-acid--CoA ligase ACSBG1 isoform X1 — translation MPNSGETLTTQLQTENARNVSGSCENGTFTDAETVCRDLLPHLEETQGEGIEPAESLWTSFADGRVRLRIDNSCPQTPITVHQMFKESLEKYGSLNALASKKNGKWEKITFSEYYCLSRKAAKSFLKLGLERFHSVAILGFNSPEWFISAVGAVFAGGIVTGIYTTNSPEACHYIAHDSKTDIMVVENQKQLDKIMQIWNRLPHLKAVVLYKDSIAERHPNLYTMEEFLELGGDVSDSTLDDIINSQKPNQCCVLIYTSGTTGKPKGAMLSHDNITWTSAHCSKAGGMQPAEVQQESIVSYLPLSHIAAQIYDLWTGIKWGEQVYFAEPDALKGSLINTLKEVQPTSHMGVPRVWEKIMEKLKDASAQSGFLRKKMLSWAMSLSLERNLNGSNSSDLKQLWTRLADYLVLAKIRSALGLSSCQKHFCGAAPLNTETLYFFLGLNITLYEAYGMSETTGPHCLSGPYIYRQHSCGKPAPGCRVKLVDKDTEGNGEICFWGRTVFMGYLNMEDRTKEAFDEEGWLHSGDLGKLDKDGFLYVTGRIKDLIITAGGENVPPIPIEDAVKKELPIVSNAMVIGDKKKFLSMLLTLKSVLDPDTSDPTDILTEQARDFCQRSGSKATKVSEIVATRDEAIYRAIQEGIDRVNSTATNRVHCIQKWIVLPRDFSISGGELGPTMKLKRLAVLEKYRNEVDSFYKE, via the exons AACCTTTACAGATGCAGAGACTGTCTGCAGGGATCTGCTGCCTCATTTGGAGGAGACCCAGGGTGAAGGCATTGAACCAGCAG AGTCTCTGTGGACTTCTTTTGCTGATGGCAGAGTCAGACTGAGAATAGATAACTCATGCCCACAGACTCCCATAACAGTTCATCAGATGTTCAAGGAGAGCCTGGAAAAATATGGATCCCTTAATGCTTTGGCCAgcaaaaagaatggaaaatgggagaaaataactttttcagAATATTACTGCCTCTCTAGGAAAGCAGCCAAGAGCTTCTTGAAG cttGGTCTTGAACGATTCCATAGCGTAGCAATCCTTGGATTTAATTCTCCAGAATGGTTCATCTCAGCTGTTGGAGCTGTTTTTGCTGG AGGAATTGTCACAGGGATATATACAACCAATTCTCCAGAGGCCTGTCACTACATTGCCCATGACAGCAAGACTGATATCATGGTTGTGGAAAATCAGAAACAGCTGGACAAGATAATGCAG ATCTGGAATCGGTTGCCCCACCTGAAGGCCGTGGTGCTTTATAAGGACTCCATTGCAGAGAGACATCCAAATTTGTACACG ATGGAAGAGTTTCTGGAGCTGGGAGGTGATGTCTCTGACAGTACTTTGGATGACATTATTAACTCCCAAAAGCCCAATCAGTGCTGTGTTCTGATCTACACCTCTGGAACCACTGGGAAGCCAAAAGGAGCCATGCTGAGCCATGACAAC atAACTTGGACATCAGCCCATTGCAGCAAAGCAGGAGGTATGCAACCTGCAGAGGTCCAGCAGGAGTCTATAGTCAGTTATCTCCCACTCAGCCACATAGCTGCACAGATCTATGACCTGTGGACTGGAATCAAATGGGGAGAGCAAGTTTACTTTGCTGAGCCAGATGCTCTAAAG GGCAGCTTGATCAATACTCTAAAAGAAGTGCAGCCAACATCTCACATGGGAGTTCCCCGAGTATGGGAGAAAATCATGGAGAAGTTAAAGGATGCTTCTGCTCAGTCAGGatttctgaggaagaaaatgctttccTGGGCTATGTCACTTAGCTTGGAGAGGAACCTGAATGGCTCAAACAG CAGTGATCTAAAGCAGCTCTGGACAAGATTAGCAGACTACTTAGTGCTTGCAAAAATCCGTAGTGCACTGGGGCTCTCTTCCTGTCAGAAGCACTTTTGTGGTGCTGCTCCTCTCAATACAGAAACACTGTATTTCTTCTTGGGTCTGAACATCACCCTGTATGAGGCCTATGGGATGAGTGAGACCACAGGCCCACATTGCCTGTCTGGGCCTTACATTTACAGGCAGCACAg CTGTGGTAAACCAGCACCTGGATGCAGAGTGAAACTGGTGGACAAAGATACAGAAGGCAATGGAGAAATCTGTTTCTGGGGAAGGACTGTTTTCATGGGTTATTTAAATATGGAAGACAGAACAAAAGAAGCCTTTGATGAGGAGGGGTGGCTGCATTCTGGAGATTTAGGAAAGCTAGACAAGGATGGCTTTCTCTATGTCACTGGAAGAATTAAAG ATTTAATTATTACAGCTGGAGGTGAAAACGTGCCTCCAATTCCAATTGAAGATGCTGTTAAAAAAGAACTTCCAATTGTTAGTAATGCTATGGTGATTGGAGATAAGAAGAAGTTTTTGTCTATGCTCCTGACCCTAAAG AGTGTGCTGGACCCAGATACATCTGATCCTACTGACATTCTCACAGAGCAAGCCAGAGACTTCTGCCAGAGGAGTGGCAGTAAAGCCACCAAAGTGTCCGAGATTGTGGCCACAAGAGACGAGGCGATCTACAGAGCCATCCAGGAGGGAATCGACAGAGTCAACAGCACTGCTACCAACAGGGTTCACTGCATTCAGAAATGGATCGTCCTGCCAAgagatttttccatttctggggGAGAACTAG GTCCCACAATGAAGCTGAAGCGTCTTGCTGTGCTCGAGAAATACCGAAATGAAGTAGATTCCTTctataaagaataa
- the ACSBG1 gene encoding long-chain-fatty-acid--CoA ligase ACSBG1 isoform X2, translating to MPNSGETLTTQLQTENARNVSGSCENGTFTDAETVCRDLLPHLEETQGEGIEPAESLWTSFADGRVRLRIDNSCPQTPITVHQMFKESLEKYGSLNALASKKNGKWEKITFSEYYCLSRKAAKSFLKLGLERFHSVAILGFNSPEWFISAVGAVFAGGIVTGIYTTNSPEACHYIAHDSKTDIMVVENQKQLDKIMQIWNRLPHLKAVVLYKDSIAERHPNLYTMEEFLELGGDVSDSTLDDIINSQKPNQCCVLIYTSGTTGKPKGAMLSHDNITWTSAHCSKAGGMQPAEVQQESIVSYLPLSHIAAQIYDLWTGIKWGEQVYFAEPDALKGSLINTLKEVQPTSHMGVPRVWEKIMEKLKDASAQSGFLRKKMLSWAMSLSLERNLNGSNSDLKQLWTRLADYLVLAKIRSALGLSSCQKHFCGAAPLNTETLYFFLGLNITLYEAYGMSETTGPHCLSGPYIYRQHSCGKPAPGCRVKLVDKDTEGNGEICFWGRTVFMGYLNMEDRTKEAFDEEGWLHSGDLGKLDKDGFLYVTGRIKDLIITAGGENVPPIPIEDAVKKELPIVSNAMVIGDKKKFLSMLLTLKSVLDPDTSDPTDILTEQARDFCQRSGSKATKVSEIVATRDEAIYRAIQEGIDRVNSTATNRVHCIQKWIVLPRDFSISGGELGPTMKLKRLAVLEKYRNEVDSFYKE from the exons AACCTTTACAGATGCAGAGACTGTCTGCAGGGATCTGCTGCCTCATTTGGAGGAGACCCAGGGTGAAGGCATTGAACCAGCAG AGTCTCTGTGGACTTCTTTTGCTGATGGCAGAGTCAGACTGAGAATAGATAACTCATGCCCACAGACTCCCATAACAGTTCATCAGATGTTCAAGGAGAGCCTGGAAAAATATGGATCCCTTAATGCTTTGGCCAgcaaaaagaatggaaaatgggagaaaataactttttcagAATATTACTGCCTCTCTAGGAAAGCAGCCAAGAGCTTCTTGAAG cttGGTCTTGAACGATTCCATAGCGTAGCAATCCTTGGATTTAATTCTCCAGAATGGTTCATCTCAGCTGTTGGAGCTGTTTTTGCTGG AGGAATTGTCACAGGGATATATACAACCAATTCTCCAGAGGCCTGTCACTACATTGCCCATGACAGCAAGACTGATATCATGGTTGTGGAAAATCAGAAACAGCTGGACAAGATAATGCAG ATCTGGAATCGGTTGCCCCACCTGAAGGCCGTGGTGCTTTATAAGGACTCCATTGCAGAGAGACATCCAAATTTGTACACG ATGGAAGAGTTTCTGGAGCTGGGAGGTGATGTCTCTGACAGTACTTTGGATGACATTATTAACTCCCAAAAGCCCAATCAGTGCTGTGTTCTGATCTACACCTCTGGAACCACTGGGAAGCCAAAAGGAGCCATGCTGAGCCATGACAAC atAACTTGGACATCAGCCCATTGCAGCAAAGCAGGAGGTATGCAACCTGCAGAGGTCCAGCAGGAGTCTATAGTCAGTTATCTCCCACTCAGCCACATAGCTGCACAGATCTATGACCTGTGGACTGGAATCAAATGGGGAGAGCAAGTTTACTTTGCTGAGCCAGATGCTCTAAAG GGCAGCTTGATCAATACTCTAAAAGAAGTGCAGCCAACATCTCACATGGGAGTTCCCCGAGTATGGGAGAAAATCATGGAGAAGTTAAAGGATGCTTCTGCTCAGTCAGGatttctgaggaagaaaatgctttccTGGGCTATGTCACTTAGCTTGGAGAGGAACCTGAATGGCTCAAACAG TGATCTAAAGCAGCTCTGGACAAGATTAGCAGACTACTTAGTGCTTGCAAAAATCCGTAGTGCACTGGGGCTCTCTTCCTGTCAGAAGCACTTTTGTGGTGCTGCTCCTCTCAATACAGAAACACTGTATTTCTTCTTGGGTCTGAACATCACCCTGTATGAGGCCTATGGGATGAGTGAGACCACAGGCCCACATTGCCTGTCTGGGCCTTACATTTACAGGCAGCACAg CTGTGGTAAACCAGCACCTGGATGCAGAGTGAAACTGGTGGACAAAGATACAGAAGGCAATGGAGAAATCTGTTTCTGGGGAAGGACTGTTTTCATGGGTTATTTAAATATGGAAGACAGAACAAAAGAAGCCTTTGATGAGGAGGGGTGGCTGCATTCTGGAGATTTAGGAAAGCTAGACAAGGATGGCTTTCTCTATGTCACTGGAAGAATTAAAG ATTTAATTATTACAGCTGGAGGTGAAAACGTGCCTCCAATTCCAATTGAAGATGCTGTTAAAAAAGAACTTCCAATTGTTAGTAATGCTATGGTGATTGGAGATAAGAAGAAGTTTTTGTCTATGCTCCTGACCCTAAAG AGTGTGCTGGACCCAGATACATCTGATCCTACTGACATTCTCACAGAGCAAGCCAGAGACTTCTGCCAGAGGAGTGGCAGTAAAGCCACCAAAGTGTCCGAGATTGTGGCCACAAGAGACGAGGCGATCTACAGAGCCATCCAGGAGGGAATCGACAGAGTCAACAGCACTGCTACCAACAGGGTTCACTGCATTCAGAAATGGATCGTCCTGCCAAgagatttttccatttctggggGAGAACTAG GTCCCACAATGAAGCTGAAGCGTCTTGCTGTGCTCGAGAAATACCGAAATGAAGTAGATTCCTTctataaagaataa
- the ACSBG1 gene encoding long-chain-fatty-acid--CoA ligase ACSBG1 isoform X3 — protein sequence MFKESLEKYGSLNALASKKNGKWEKITFSEYYCLSRKAAKSFLKLGLERFHSVAILGFNSPEWFISAVGAVFAGGIVTGIYTTNSPEACHYIAHDSKTDIMVVENQKQLDKIMQIWNRLPHLKAVVLYKDSIAERHPNLYTMEEFLELGGDVSDSTLDDIINSQKPNQCCVLIYTSGTTGKPKGAMLSHDNITWTSAHCSKAGGMQPAEVQQESIVSYLPLSHIAAQIYDLWTGIKWGEQVYFAEPDALKGSLINTLKEVQPTSHMGVPRVWEKIMEKLKDASAQSGFLRKKMLSWAMSLSLERNLNGSNSSDLKQLWTRLADYLVLAKIRSALGLSSCQKHFCGAAPLNTETLYFFLGLNITLYEAYGMSETTGPHCLSGPYIYRQHSCGKPAPGCRVKLVDKDTEGNGEICFWGRTVFMGYLNMEDRTKEAFDEEGWLHSGDLGKLDKDGFLYVTGRIKDLIITAGGENVPPIPIEDAVKKELPIVSNAMVIGDKKKFLSMLLTLKSVLDPDTSDPTDILTEQARDFCQRSGSKATKVSEIVATRDEAIYRAIQEGIDRVNSTATNRVHCIQKWIVLPRDFSISGGELGPTMKLKRLAVLEKYRNEVDSFYKE from the exons ATGTTCAAGGAGAGCCTGGAAAAATATGGATCCCTTAATGCTTTGGCCAgcaaaaagaatggaaaatgggagaaaataactttttcagAATATTACTGCCTCTCTAGGAAAGCAGCCAAGAGCTTCTTGAAG cttGGTCTTGAACGATTCCATAGCGTAGCAATCCTTGGATTTAATTCTCCAGAATGGTTCATCTCAGCTGTTGGAGCTGTTTTTGCTGG AGGAATTGTCACAGGGATATATACAACCAATTCTCCAGAGGCCTGTCACTACATTGCCCATGACAGCAAGACTGATATCATGGTTGTGGAAAATCAGAAACAGCTGGACAAGATAATGCAG ATCTGGAATCGGTTGCCCCACCTGAAGGCCGTGGTGCTTTATAAGGACTCCATTGCAGAGAGACATCCAAATTTGTACACG ATGGAAGAGTTTCTGGAGCTGGGAGGTGATGTCTCTGACAGTACTTTGGATGACATTATTAACTCCCAAAAGCCCAATCAGTGCTGTGTTCTGATCTACACCTCTGGAACCACTGGGAAGCCAAAAGGAGCCATGCTGAGCCATGACAAC atAACTTGGACATCAGCCCATTGCAGCAAAGCAGGAGGTATGCAACCTGCAGAGGTCCAGCAGGAGTCTATAGTCAGTTATCTCCCACTCAGCCACATAGCTGCACAGATCTATGACCTGTGGACTGGAATCAAATGGGGAGAGCAAGTTTACTTTGCTGAGCCAGATGCTCTAAAG GGCAGCTTGATCAATACTCTAAAAGAAGTGCAGCCAACATCTCACATGGGAGTTCCCCGAGTATGGGAGAAAATCATGGAGAAGTTAAAGGATGCTTCTGCTCAGTCAGGatttctgaggaagaaaatgctttccTGGGCTATGTCACTTAGCTTGGAGAGGAACCTGAATGGCTCAAACAG CAGTGATCTAAAGCAGCTCTGGACAAGATTAGCAGACTACTTAGTGCTTGCAAAAATCCGTAGTGCACTGGGGCTCTCTTCCTGTCAGAAGCACTTTTGTGGTGCTGCTCCTCTCAATACAGAAACACTGTATTTCTTCTTGGGTCTGAACATCACCCTGTATGAGGCCTATGGGATGAGTGAGACCACAGGCCCACATTGCCTGTCTGGGCCTTACATTTACAGGCAGCACAg CTGTGGTAAACCAGCACCTGGATGCAGAGTGAAACTGGTGGACAAAGATACAGAAGGCAATGGAGAAATCTGTTTCTGGGGAAGGACTGTTTTCATGGGTTATTTAAATATGGAAGACAGAACAAAAGAAGCCTTTGATGAGGAGGGGTGGCTGCATTCTGGAGATTTAGGAAAGCTAGACAAGGATGGCTTTCTCTATGTCACTGGAAGAATTAAAG ATTTAATTATTACAGCTGGAGGTGAAAACGTGCCTCCAATTCCAATTGAAGATGCTGTTAAAAAAGAACTTCCAATTGTTAGTAATGCTATGGTGATTGGAGATAAGAAGAAGTTTTTGTCTATGCTCCTGACCCTAAAG AGTGTGCTGGACCCAGATACATCTGATCCTACTGACATTCTCACAGAGCAAGCCAGAGACTTCTGCCAGAGGAGTGGCAGTAAAGCCACCAAAGTGTCCGAGATTGTGGCCACAAGAGACGAGGCGATCTACAGAGCCATCCAGGAGGGAATCGACAGAGTCAACAGCACTGCTACCAACAGGGTTCACTGCATTCAGAAATGGATCGTCCTGCCAAgagatttttccatttctggggGAGAACTAG GTCCCACAATGAAGCTGAAGCGTCTTGCTGTGCTCGAGAAATACCGAAATGAAGTAGATTCCTTctataaagaataa